The following are encoded in a window of Artemia franciscana chromosome 5, ASM3288406v1, whole genome shotgun sequence genomic DNA:
- the LOC136026789 gene encoding aly/REF export factor 2-like, with product MDQSLDEIIKARKLNERKFSGGSVIKRRNLHMRRGCWRERGGLSGRRKFFQSAELRWPSVREEFGGGRTKLFISNLDFRVNDKDIRELFSEFGPIKSAAVHYDRSVRSLGTANVIYERRMDAIQAMKQYNGFPLDGRKMKIEISLSGISAVARTMRLGSLIISSGRFRGYRSDNRGQRHMGGRGRAHLRGRDSWGGGCGGRKPLTAEQLDKELDSYTKMDVS from the coding sequence ATGGATCAGTCCTTGGATGAGATTATTAAAGCCAGAAAactaaatgaaagaaaatttagtGGTGGTTCAGTCATAAAGCGCAGAAATCTTCACATGAGAAGAGGTTGTTGGCGTGAACGAGGTGGACTAAGTGGCAGGAGAAAATTCTTTCAGTCAGCTGAGTTAAGATGGCCATCTGTAAGGGAAGAGTTCGGTGGTGGCAGAACAAAACTATTCATATCTAATCTCGATTTTCGAGTGAATGACAAAGATATTCGTGAGCTGTTTTCAGAATTTGGTCCAATAAAGTCAGCAGCAGTCCACTATGATAGGAGTGTAAGATCATTGGGTACAGCTAATGTTATTTACGAACGAAGAATGGATGCTATACAGGCTATGAAACAGTATAATGGTTTCCCCCTTGATGGTCGAAAGATGAAAATTGAGATCAGCTTGTCTGGGATATCTGCTGTGGCACGGACTATGAGATTAGGATCTCTAATAATCTCATCTGGACGATTTAGGGGATATAGAAGTGACAACAGAGGTCAAAGGCACATGGGTGGAAGAGGCAGAGCTCATTTACGTGGTCGAGATTCTTGGGGAGGCGGTTGTGGAGGAAGAAAGCCTCTCACGGCTGAACAGTTGGACAAAGAACTCGACTCCTACACCAAAATGGACGTTTCGTAA